Below is a window of Geovibrio ferrireducens DNA.
GCTCAGACCGCTTTTTATCTCACTGAGAAGTTCCTGCTCCTGCTGATGCAGATAGGACTCGGAGTTTTTCATAAAAACAGCGGCAGACGCACCCATTTTATCCAGAGAGGAAAGAATGGCTCTGTTGACATCATCAGTTGCTTTTGCAAGCCCCTCATACTCATTTGCGGAAGCAAGCACTTCACCTGCGGTGGCGTTCAGGGTCTTCAGGTTTTTTGATCTGTCGGCCAGGGCCTGAATATCCGCTATATACTTTCTGAGGTCAGAGAACCCGGTCAGCGCATTTTTATAATCTGCATCGCTTTTTGTGTACTGGTATGTACGCATGTTCAGCATAACAGCAGCGTTTGTTCTTTCTATCTTACCGGCCAGTTCCACTTCCGGCACATATTCCTCGGAGAGCTTAAGCGACTCCGTTTTGACCCTAGACATATTCAGCATAGCCACCGTACCAAGTACAGCGATTATGAGGATGAGCAGCCCGAAAGCCATGCCGAGTTTCATTCCAAGTTTCATATTCTTGAACATTTCGATCCCTCGCTCTGTTTATCAGTAAAGTTAAACTGCGCGCGTGCAGAGATCAGATATAACGGTTCTCAGGGAGGGAGCAATGCTCCCTCCCCTTTTTACCGCTCACAACGGTGTCAGAAAAAGTGACGGCTCATCCGTCGTCAGATAAAATTCCGGAAAAATCCCGGTTTATGAAGCGTTTTCCTGTAATCCCGAATACATATTCAGTTCATCGGCGGAAAATACCTTATTAATGTTCAGAATGATTACAAAACCCTCACCCTTTTTCGCCATGCCCTGGATAAACTCAGTATTAAGCTGTGTGCCGATCCGGGGAGCAGGCTCTATGAACTCTTTTTCAAAGTCCACAACTTCCTGCACTGAATCCGCCAGTGCACCCAGAATTGCACTCTCGCCGTCGAGAGAAACCTCAACAATGATTATGCAGGTGTTCACGGTGCGTTCTGTGGCCGACATGCCGAACTTAAGCTTGAGGTCAATAACCGGGACAACATTTCCCCTGAGATTGATAACTCCCCGCATAAAATCCGGTGTCTGCGGAACTTTTGTAACATTGGTGTAGTCAAGCACCTCCCTGACGGACATGATGTTCACTCCGAACACCTCTTCGCCCATCTTAAAGGTAAGCACCTGGCAGCTTCCAGTGTCGTTTATGTTTTCCGACATAACTACCTCCGATTTGTCAGTAACTAATAAACTCGTCATCAAGTTTATCGTGGTCGCTGCCCGAAAGGTTCAGCTCCACTCCCTCCCCCTGCTGTTTTCCCTTGGCGGGTTTAAGCGCGGGGGTTTTGTTTGAGTTAATGTGTGCGCTCCTGATTGCAGGCTTTCTGTGTCTGCCTGAGGATATGCCTGATCCGTCCTTCATCTTGAAGAACTGCATTGTCTGTTCAAGAGCTTCTGCCTGGCTTGAGAGTTCTTCCGCAGTTGAGGCCATCTCTTCTGAGGCTCCGGCATTCTGCTGAATAACCTGGTCAAGCTGCTGAATCGCGCTGTTTATCTGCTCCGCTCCGGTTCTCTGTTCGCTGCTTGATGCAGTTATTTCCTGAACCAGTTCGGCTGTTTTCTGAATATCGGGAAGAATCTGCTGGAGCAGACTGCCCGCTTTTTCCGCTATCTCAACACTTGTGGTGGAGAGTTCGCTTATCTCTCTTGCCGCTTCCTGTGAGCGTTCGGCAAGCTTGCGTACTTCGCTTGCAACAACAGCAAAGCCTTTTCCGTGCTCGCCTGCCCTTGCTGCCTCTATAGCGGCGTTCAGTGCGAGGAGGTTTGTCTGGCGGGCTATCTCTTCTATTATCGAGATTTTGCCGGCTATATCCTTCATCGCCTTCACTGTCTGGTCTACTGCGTGTCCGCCCTCTTTGGCATCATCCGCTGCTTTGCGGGCAATTTTCTCCGTCTGGAGAGCGTTGTCTGCGTTCTGGTTTATGTTGGAGGTCATCTCCTCCATTGAGCTTGAGGCCTCTTCCGCCGCTGCCGCCTGCTCTGTTGCGCCCTGAGACATTTCCTGAGCCGCGCTGCTCAGCTGTCCGCTGCCGGAGGAAACATTAAGCGAAGCTGCCTTGACCTCCAGAACTATGCCGCGGAGCTTGTTTATCATATCCTTCATGGCTGCGGCGAGCATTCCCACCTCATCCTTCTGATCGAGGTCTATATCCGCATCAAGGTTACCGTTCGCAACTTCCCGCGCGAATGAGACACCCATGTTTATAGGCCCTGTTATGCCTCTGGCAATCACGACTCCCGCCGCTATGCCGAATACAAGAGCCACAACAGACATCACGAGGATCATCACAAGTGCGCTTCTGAAATCGGACATCATCATGTCGGAGCTTGCTGCATTGGCAACTGCTGTTACTTCCGCCGCCGCCCTAGCACTGTCGATCATTTCCTGATCGATTTTTACCTGCTCGGCATTGCGCTCAACATAAACCGTAAGATTATCGCCGTAGTCCTTAATAGATTTTATAAGCGATTCTGCGCTTTCTATATTGTGTTTGTTTGCAAAGGAAGCCTTAAGGCTTTCAGTCGCTGCTCTGGCTCTTCCTATACGCTCACGGACACCTTCAGCATCTTTGGGATTCCCTGTGCTTTTAAACACCCAGAAAAGCCTTCTCGCCTCAGCTATATCCATCATGATGGCATAAGCGCGGTTCACCTTATCCATTTTGTCATCAAGTGCCGCAGCATCTTTTGATGAGGAAAGAATGTCGTTAAACTGCTTAACCTGATCCTTCGCCATTTTTTCCGCTTCGGCTATGGCGTTCAGGGCAGCAGTGACCATCCTTGCTTCATCATCGACTTTCGATTTATCCACAGCAACATACTTATCAAAAGCTGCTTCGTATTTGCTTACTCCGTCCAGTATCTTGTTTACATCAGCGGTGATGGCCTGATTGTTCATCTTTTTGGATGTTTCCTCAGCCCTTGCCTTAAGCCCGTCAAGCTCTTTGTGTATATTGTCCAGAGAAGCCTGATCATGTCTTATTACGTAGTTTTTCTCCTGCTGGCGTGCTTTGAGTATGTATTCGCCAACAGTCCACATATCTTCGGAATACTCCACGCTTCCGAGAACTTTGTTCATTCCGGTGTATCCCGCAAGACCCACCATAACGGTAAGCAGAAGGACAATCCCGAAGCCTATCAGCAGTTTCATGCCGATCTTCAGATTCTTCAACATAATAACCT
It encodes the following:
- a CDS encoding chemotaxis protein CheW; this encodes MSENINDTGSCQVLTFKMGEEVFGVNIMSVREVLDYTNVTKVPQTPDFMRGVINLRGNVVPVIDLKLKFGMSATERTVNTCIIIVEVSLDGESAILGALADSVQEVVDFEKEFIEPAPRIGTQLNTEFIQGMAKKGEGFVIILNINKVFSADELNMYSGLQENAS
- a CDS encoding HAMP domain-containing methyl-accepting chemotaxis protein, with amino-acid sequence MLKNLKIGMKLLIGFGIVLLLTVMVGLAGYTGMNKVLGSVEYSEDMWTVGEYILKARQQEKNYVIRHDQASLDNIHKELDGLKARAEETSKKMNNQAITADVNKILDGVSKYEAAFDKYVAVDKSKVDDEARMVTAALNAIAEAEKMAKDQVKQFNDILSSSKDAAALDDKMDKVNRAYAIMMDIAEARRLFWVFKSTGNPKDAEGVRERIGRARAATESLKASFANKHNIESAESLIKSIKDYGDNLTVYVERNAEQVKIDQEMIDSARAAAEVTAVANAASSDMMMSDFRSALVMILVMSVVALVFGIAAGVVIARGITGPINMGVSFAREVANGNLDADIDLDQKDEVGMLAAAMKDMINKLRGIVLEVKAASLNVSSGSGQLSSAAQEMSQGATEQAAAAEEASSSMEEMTSNINQNADNALQTEKIARKAADDAKEGGHAVDQTVKAMKDIAGKISIIEEIARQTNLLALNAAIEAARAGEHGKGFAVVASEVRKLAERSQEAAREISELSTTSVEIAEKAGSLLQQILPDIQKTAELVQEITASSSEQRTGAEQINSAIQQLDQVIQQNAGASEEMASTAEELSSQAEALEQTMQFFKMKDGSGISSGRHRKPAIRSAHINSNKTPALKPAKGKQQGEGVELNLSGSDHDKLDDEFISY